The Gymnogyps californianus isolate 813 unplaced genomic scaffold, ASM1813914v2 HiC_scaffold_93, whole genome shotgun sequence genome window below encodes:
- the LOC127029281 gene encoding uncharacterized protein LOC127029281 isoform X2, with product MQGLDTSLYHKTLHAMDTMLQTVVLDSPASSLSKELQSILQMLLTFTKSPSAAVRERAVGRIGMLSYLLASYSSLEAWCPFGREDDSPACHGGIHIPILGELLGRLILLSFCKDKETSRAALHALHHLFRFLQQQRCSAWPEDNLQHQRVWGAASISCHSLPSTSATTKVFGKYLQPLERTDIILTAIEAMTDASISDKEGASSMLDEAMKDPNSWLTDVPKIMSGIHGSLEHIRVAPARHSVDSLLLLLTNRCPREVVKSLLKCSPPVDSAALAMWEVMFSRLQPLEKVLRELRIELRNQRMRRLFSTVLEDTCILQLTLLAASDVRAKEFAATYNLWRSLRHQSLEMLSLVLQGLVTLSQRPETARKMRVLLEDIVETLESGNEDIQMKALLVFRNMLGHMRRQEASPIALQLAEKLLPLFNHESSQLREFSLRLFREVMQKVAWRHKRQMRKNVRQGLLPLFFRMSDQSQSVAKASGEALLAAAELLKWKQLRHLLQTQQTWRIGECLVVQDRSRAEEYCHQSLPYLKDAQATVREAAVRFIGLAARPLRDQSPEKLCNVCDALKALEKDVEPSVCSLASQTMLILSSSQEAAGIRKRPASGSTRALCCWPCKARER from the exons ATGCTGCTGACCTTCACCAAGTCCCCGAGCGCGGCGGTGCGTGAGAGGGCCGTGGGGAGGATTGGGATGCTGAGCTATTTGCTGGCCAGCTATTCCTCACTGGAG GCCTGGTGCCCCTTTGGAAGAGAGGAcgacagccctgcctgccacGGCGGCATCCATATCCCCAtcctgggagagctgctgggacGTCTCATCCTTCTCAGCTTTTGCAAGGACAAAGAGACCAGCCGTGCGGCTTTGCATGCTCTTCACCACCTCTTCAGATTCCTCCAGCAGCAAAGAT GCAGTGCGTGGCCAGAGGATAATCTACAGCACCAAAGGGTCTGGGGAGCTGCCAGCATCTCCTGTCATTCCTTGCCCAGCACCAGCGCCACGACCAAG gTGTTTGGCAAATACCTCCAGCCTTTGGAGAGGACAGACATCATCCTCACGGCCATTGAGGCCATGACAGATGCCAGCATTTCTGACAAGGAGGGGGCCAGCAGCATGCTGGACGAGGCCATGAAAGACCCGAACTCCTGGCTGACGGAT GTGCCAAAGATCATGAGTGGCATCCACGGAAGCCTGGAGCACATCCGTGTGGCGCCAGCCCGGCACAGCGTGGActccctgcttctcctgctgACCAACCGGtgccccagggaagtggtcaaGAGCCTGCTGAAGTGCTCTCCACCAGTTGACAG CGCTGCCCTGGCCATGTGGGAGGTGATGTTCTCCCGGCTCCAGCCTTTGGAGAAGGTCTTGAGGGAGCTGCGCATCGAACTGCGGAACCAGCGGATGCGCAGGCTGTTCAGCACCGTCCTAGAGGACACCTGCATCCTCCAGCTGACT CTGCTGGCCGCCAGCGACGTTCGAGCAAAGGAGTTTGCTGCCACGTACAATCTCTGGAGGTCTCTGAGGCATCAGAGCCTGGAGATGCTCTCGCTGGTGCTCCAAGGCCTCGTCACGCTGTCGCAGAGACCTGAGACG GCAAGAAAAATGCGGGTCCTGCTGGAAGACATCGTGGAGACCCTGGAGTCTGGCAACGAAGATATCCAGATGAAGGCCCTGCTTGTCTTCAGAAACATGCTGGGTCATATGAGGAGGCAGGAGGCCAGCCCCATCGCTCTGCAGCTGGCGGAGAAGCTCCTGCCACTCTTCAACCAC gagTCCAGCCAGCTGCGAGAGTTCTCCCTCCGCCTCTTCAGAGAGGTGATGCAGAAGGTGGCGTGGAGACACAAGAGACAAATGAGGAAGAACGTGCGGCAGGGCCTGCTCCCGCTCTTCTTTCGCATGAGTGACCAGAGCCAGAGTGTGGCCAAG gcctCCGGGGAAGCCCTccttgctgcagcagagctcctcAAGTGGAAACAGCTCCGACAcctgctgcagacacagcagaCGTGGAGGATCGGAGAGTGCTTG GTGGTGCaggacaggagcagggctgaAGAATACTGTCATCAGAGCCTGCCATACCTGAAGGACGCTCAGGCCACCGTGCGAGAGGCGGCCGTGAGGTTCATCG GGCTTGCCGCGCGGCCCCTGAGGGACCAAAGCCCGGAGAAGCTGTGTAACGTCTGTGACG CCCTCAAGGCCTTGGAGAAAGACGTCGAGCCCTCGGTCTGTTCGCTGGCATCTCAGACCATGCTGATCCTGAGTTCCTCTCAGGAAGCGGCCGGCATCAGGAAGCGGCCGGCATCCGGATCGACcagggctctgtgctgctggcccTGCAAAGCCAGGGAGAGGTGA
- the LOC127029281 gene encoding uncharacterized protein LOC127029281 isoform X3 gives MLCPDDSSVFLPSLGSAWPEDNLQHQRVWGAASISCHSLPSTSATTKVFGKYLQPLERTDIILTAIEAMTDASISDKEGASSMLDEAMKDPNSWLTDVPKIMSGIHGSLEHIRVAPARHSVDSLLLLLTNRCPREVVKSLLKCSPPVDSAALAMWEVMFSRLQPLEKVLRELRIELRNQRMRRLFSTVLEDTCILQLTLLAASDVRAKEFAATYNLWRSLRHQSLEMLSLVLQGLVTLSQRPETARKMRVLLEDIVETLESGNEDIQMKALLVFRNMLGHMRRQEASPIALQLAEKLLPLFNHQESSQLREFSLRLFREVMQKVAWRHKRQMRKNVRQGLLPLFFRMSDQSQSVAKASGEALLAAAELLKWKQLRHLLQTQQTWRIGECLVVQDRSRAEEYCHQSLPYLKDAQATVREAAVRFIGLAARPLRDQSPEKLCNVCDALKALEKDVEPSVCSLASQTMLILSSSQEAAGIRKRPASGSTRALCCWPCKARER, from the exons ATGCTGTGTCCTGACGACTCTTCAGTGTTTCTCCCCTCTTTAGGCAGTGCGTGGCCAGAGGATAATCTACAGCACCAAAGGGTCTGGGGAGCTGCCAGCATCTCCTGTCATTCCTTGCCCAGCACCAGCGCCACGACCAAG gTGTTTGGCAAATACCTCCAGCCTTTGGAGAGGACAGACATCATCCTCACGGCCATTGAGGCCATGACAGATGCCAGCATTTCTGACAAGGAGGGGGCCAGCAGCATGCTGGACGAGGCCATGAAAGACCCGAACTCCTGGCTGACGGAT GTGCCAAAGATCATGAGTGGCATCCACGGAAGCCTGGAGCACATCCGTGTGGCGCCAGCCCGGCACAGCGTGGActccctgcttctcctgctgACCAACCGGtgccccagggaagtggtcaaGAGCCTGCTGAAGTGCTCTCCACCAGTTGACAG CGCTGCCCTGGCCATGTGGGAGGTGATGTTCTCCCGGCTCCAGCCTTTGGAGAAGGTCTTGAGGGAGCTGCGCATCGAACTGCGGAACCAGCGGATGCGCAGGCTGTTCAGCACCGTCCTAGAGGACACCTGCATCCTCCAGCTGACT CTGCTGGCCGCCAGCGACGTTCGAGCAAAGGAGTTTGCTGCCACGTACAATCTCTGGAGGTCTCTGAGGCATCAGAGCCTGGAGATGCTCTCGCTGGTGCTCCAAGGCCTCGTCACGCTGTCGCAGAGACCTGAGACG GCAAGAAAAATGCGGGTCCTGCTGGAAGACATCGTGGAGACCCTGGAGTCTGGCAACGAAGATATCCAGATGAAGGCCCTGCTTGTCTTCAGAAACATGCTGGGTCATATGAGGAGGCAGGAGGCCAGCCCCATCGCTCTGCAGCTGGCGGAGAAGCTCCTGCCACTCTTCAACCAC caggagTCCAGCCAGCTGCGAGAGTTCTCCCTCCGCCTCTTCAGAGAGGTGATGCAGAAGGTGGCGTGGAGACACAAGAGACAAATGAGGAAGAACGTGCGGCAGGGCCTGCTCCCGCTCTTCTTTCGCATGAGTGACCAGAGCCAGAGTGTGGCCAAG gcctCCGGGGAAGCCCTccttgctgcagcagagctcctcAAGTGGAAACAGCTCCGACAcctgctgcagacacagcagaCGTGGAGGATCGGAGAGTGCTTG GTGGTGCaggacaggagcagggctgaAGAATACTGTCATCAGAGCCTGCCATACCTGAAGGACGCTCAGGCCACCGTGCGAGAGGCGGCCGTGAGGTTCATCG GGCTTGCCGCGCGGCCCCTGAGGGACCAAAGCCCGGAGAAGCTGTGTAACGTCTGTGACG CCCTCAAGGCCTTGGAGAAAGACGTCGAGCCCTCGGTCTGTTCGCTGGCATCTCAGACCATGCTGATCCTGAGTTCCTCTCAGGAAGCGGCCGGCATCAGGAAGCGGCCGGCATCCGGATCGACcagggctctgtgctgctggcccTGCAAAGCCAGGGAGAGGTGA
- the LOC127029281 gene encoding uncharacterized protein LOC127029281 isoform X1, whose protein sequence is MQGLDTSLYHKTLHAMDTMLQTVVLDSPASSLSKELQSILQMLLTFTKSPSAAVRERAVGRIGMLSYLLASYSSLEAWCPFGREDDSPACHGGIHIPILGELLGRLILLSFCKDKETSRAALHALHHLFRFLQQQRCSAWPEDNLQHQRVWGAASISCHSLPSTSATTKVFGKYLQPLERTDIILTAIEAMTDASISDKEGASSMLDEAMKDPNSWLTDVPKIMSGIHGSLEHIRVAPARHSVDSLLLLLTNRCPREVVKSLLKCSPPVDSAALAMWEVMFSRLQPLEKVLRELRIELRNQRMRRLFSTVLEDTCILQLTLLAASDVRAKEFAATYNLWRSLRHQSLEMLSLVLQGLVTLSQRPETARKMRVLLEDIVETLESGNEDIQMKALLVFRNMLGHMRRQEASPIALQLAEKLLPLFNHQESSQLREFSLRLFREVMQKVAWRHKRQMRKNVRQGLLPLFFRMSDQSQSVAKASGEALLAAAELLKWKQLRHLLQTQQTWRIGECLVVQDRSRAEEYCHQSLPYLKDAQATVREAAVRFIGLAARPLRDQSPEKLCNVCDALKALEKDVEPSVCSLASQTMLILSSSQEAAGIRKRPASGSTRALCCWPCKARER, encoded by the exons ATGCTGCTGACCTTCACCAAGTCCCCGAGCGCGGCGGTGCGTGAGAGGGCCGTGGGGAGGATTGGGATGCTGAGCTATTTGCTGGCCAGCTATTCCTCACTGGAG GCCTGGTGCCCCTTTGGAAGAGAGGAcgacagccctgcctgccacGGCGGCATCCATATCCCCAtcctgggagagctgctgggacGTCTCATCCTTCTCAGCTTTTGCAAGGACAAAGAGACCAGCCGTGCGGCTTTGCATGCTCTTCACCACCTCTTCAGATTCCTCCAGCAGCAAAGAT GCAGTGCGTGGCCAGAGGATAATCTACAGCACCAAAGGGTCTGGGGAGCTGCCAGCATCTCCTGTCATTCCTTGCCCAGCACCAGCGCCACGACCAAG gTGTTTGGCAAATACCTCCAGCCTTTGGAGAGGACAGACATCATCCTCACGGCCATTGAGGCCATGACAGATGCCAGCATTTCTGACAAGGAGGGGGCCAGCAGCATGCTGGACGAGGCCATGAAAGACCCGAACTCCTGGCTGACGGAT GTGCCAAAGATCATGAGTGGCATCCACGGAAGCCTGGAGCACATCCGTGTGGCGCCAGCCCGGCACAGCGTGGActccctgcttctcctgctgACCAACCGGtgccccagggaagtggtcaaGAGCCTGCTGAAGTGCTCTCCACCAGTTGACAG CGCTGCCCTGGCCATGTGGGAGGTGATGTTCTCCCGGCTCCAGCCTTTGGAGAAGGTCTTGAGGGAGCTGCGCATCGAACTGCGGAACCAGCGGATGCGCAGGCTGTTCAGCACCGTCCTAGAGGACACCTGCATCCTCCAGCTGACT CTGCTGGCCGCCAGCGACGTTCGAGCAAAGGAGTTTGCTGCCACGTACAATCTCTGGAGGTCTCTGAGGCATCAGAGCCTGGAGATGCTCTCGCTGGTGCTCCAAGGCCTCGTCACGCTGTCGCAGAGACCTGAGACG GCAAGAAAAATGCGGGTCCTGCTGGAAGACATCGTGGAGACCCTGGAGTCTGGCAACGAAGATATCCAGATGAAGGCCCTGCTTGTCTTCAGAAACATGCTGGGTCATATGAGGAGGCAGGAGGCCAGCCCCATCGCTCTGCAGCTGGCGGAGAAGCTCCTGCCACTCTTCAACCAC caggagTCCAGCCAGCTGCGAGAGTTCTCCCTCCGCCTCTTCAGAGAGGTGATGCAGAAGGTGGCGTGGAGACACAAGAGACAAATGAGGAAGAACGTGCGGCAGGGCCTGCTCCCGCTCTTCTTTCGCATGAGTGACCAGAGCCAGAGTGTGGCCAAG gcctCCGGGGAAGCCCTccttgctgcagcagagctcctcAAGTGGAAACAGCTCCGACAcctgctgcagacacagcagaCGTGGAGGATCGGAGAGTGCTTG GTGGTGCaggacaggagcagggctgaAGAATACTGTCATCAGAGCCTGCCATACCTGAAGGACGCTCAGGCCACCGTGCGAGAGGCGGCCGTGAGGTTCATCG GGCTTGCCGCGCGGCCCCTGAGGGACCAAAGCCCGGAGAAGCTGTGTAACGTCTGTGACG CCCTCAAGGCCTTGGAGAAAGACGTCGAGCCCTCGGTCTGTTCGCTGGCATCTCAGACCATGCTGATCCTGAGTTCCTCTCAGGAAGCGGCCGGCATCAGGAAGCGGCCGGCATCCGGATCGACcagggctctgtgctgctggcccTGCAAAGCCAGGGAGAGGTGA